GATTAAGTAAATTCCAAAATCTGTTTAATTTGTTTTCTGGAATATTTACACATGGAACATAAACATCCCAATCATATATTTTACTATACAAATTTTCAAACGGACCACTCCAATCATTAGAATGCACTCTAATTACATCCTCAGACTCATCCTCATACACATAATACCGTCTAAATAGTGTCGGTTTTTTTATTCTGCCTATACGTATTTGCCTTTCCTTTTCAGAAGGAAATTTATAGCAATTCTTAACCGCCTCTTCGACTTGTCCTTTTATATGTTCAGAAAGTATATTAATTAGTTGCCGCTCCTGTTGCTCATATGCATCTACTAATTTTTTATAATTTAATTTCTTCTCATTTTCTATTTCTATCTTCAAATAACTATAATCCATAATACTTATTCCCCTAAGAAATGACTGAATTAAACCTTTTATTATCATTTACATCAATAATCAACGCATAAAAATTGTTCTATCTCCAGTACCAACATAGTCAACTTTACCTATCTGCTCTTCTATATACTTAACAATACTTTAGTTTACCATATACAAAACATCGATTCAAGACTCTATATCCATTTTCAATTTTTAACTATATAATATTTGAAAAATTTTATAGATTCTTTTTTCTACTTCAATTTTTTGCTTATCGGTGAACACTTTAATCACGTTTCTTCCTTATTAAGTCATATTTATTAATCTATTTTACATTTTCATTCATTTTCTAATATTTCTCATGCTTCCTAAACAAGTCATCAGCCCCCTACCTTTTCTCACTTATATTCTTTACTATATCCACCATCAGCAATATCCCCGCCTGTACTCCAATCTCCATATACACACTGGCCGTCTCACTGTTTACTTCATTACACAAATCCAACAGCTCCGAAGTCTTACTCTTATCATATTTTTCTACAGCCTTCTCAAACCTCATGTACGGTTCATCCAGTCGTTCCTCATAACTCCGATCATCCTCATCCGGTCCCAGTCCAAACAAAAGATAATCTGCTATTCCCCGTATTGTTGCTCTTTCAAATATCTTATCGACGTACATTCTCTGATCCATCCTTTCTTTATAGCAAAACTTTTCGTTATTACGAAACATTATAATCTGAATACTACATACAATCAAGATATGTTTCTTTATTACGAATTTTCAGGAGTAGTTCAGATATGCAGAAGATCAGACCTGACATGGATATCGGTCATAATATCCAACGTCTAAGACGGAATACAAATATGACACAAGAACAGGTTGTTGCTCACTTACAGCTTATGGGGATCGAAATCTCCAAAAGCACTTACGCCAAACTGGAGACCAACCGGATGAACATCAAAGTCAGTGAACTTATAGCACTCAGCAAGATCTTTGATGCTGATATCGCCGAATTCTTTTCCGGATTACTTTAATCATTTACACTACCCTACACAATTACAGCCGGAACCGTCAATGTCCTTTTCAAGCTTCTGATCATTGACTGTTCCGGCTGTTTTTCTAAAGGCAATCTCTATCATAATTCCGTTTTCGCTCTTTCTTCTGTTGCTGTGCTATTTCTTGTTTCTTTTCTTCTAAGCGCTCATGAATACTTCTCTTTTTTGTCTGTTCCGGTCTGTTCGCCTGGATTACCAGATACATTTTCTTCGACGGCTTCATTGCCTGATTCCATGTATTCTGCTGTTTCCGTACCCAGTTCAGTTCTCTCTTCGCAACCTTGTAAGCTTTCTTCACTTCAAGCGCATTTTCATATCCATGCAGTCCAGGTATTCCGGCTAGTGTAGCCTTCGCTTTTTTCAGTTCCTGCTGTTTTCCGGCAATCTTCTGATCCAGCTCCTTCTTTTCTTTTCCGTGAAACCATTTCCCGTCAATATTCTGCCGTTCTTTCTCCAGCCGGATCAGAACTTTCTCGACAGCATAGATCCTCTGCTCTGCTTTCTTCATCTTTTGCAGAATGTTATCCAGCCTCATTACTTCTGCTTCCTGCATTGCTGAAGATGGCCTTTTCCCTTTTGCAATCTCCGGCAGCGGTGCCGGCGTCACATCAAATTTCAGGTCACGGTAAAATATTGGCTGTCCATTCTCGTCATATTCTGCATTCCGGAGTTCTTTGATATACTGGATAAAGCCCCGCAGCTTTCCAATCGCCTTTTGCAGGATCGTCCGGAAAATCTCCGGTTTCCACCCTGACCTTCGGATGGATTCTGCCGCCGGATCTGTGATCTCTTTTTTCTTTGCAAAGTGCAGTTCCTCTTCGGACACACCTTCCACTACCGCCCGGTCTACCATGTTGTTCCACTCCTGCCGAAGATAATTATCGATCCGTATCTCCTCTGCTTTCGGATTATTCTTCCCAACCTTTCTGGTTGGAAGATACGGGCTGTTCTTATCAAACACCTTCAGTTTCTCCGCCGGATCCTGCACCAGTTCATTGATCAGATCCGTATAGAAATATTTCATATCCTCTGTAAATTTTTTCGACTTGAATTCCGGATTCTTAGGCTGGAAGAAATGCTTTTCATAAACCTCCCCTTTTTTGATGATCCTGCAGCCGGAACGGATTTCTCCATTTTCATCCAGGATTTCTTTCTTCGTCCGGACATGTTTTCCTGTCTCATCATAAAACATATTTCTTGAAGCGATCTTCTCCACCGGCTCATCATAAGCTTTTCTCTCTGAAAAAATAAGATGGATATGAAGATTGGTTTTCCGTTTATTGTGGTGAAGGGCGCTTGCCACAGCCACGCCGTACCGTTCCACAAATTTCGCAGTAAAATATTTCAGCAGCGTGTCATGATCATAATGGATCAGGCCAGGCGGCAGCATGATGATCAGTTCCCTGGCCTCAATACATTTTCCTTCCGTTCCGCTTCTGGCAAAATCCGCCTGATTCTCCTTTGACAGATACTGCCAGAATTTCGGATCCGCACTGGTATAGGCAGCATACAGATTTTCCTGCCGCTTTGGATCCGAGATATAACGTACCCTGCCCCGGACGTGAGGCAGTTTGACCGTCTGGATAAAACAATTCTTTCCATTTGCCATACATCTCCTTTCCGGCGGTGGTACGTCAGAAATGAACCGGTCTTTCGGTTCTGAGCCGCCCTGCGGGGCGTCCCGGCCCGACGCAGTCGCGAAATACACAGAGTGCAGATCTTCAGATCTGCGCGATGGGTGTATTTCGCTCTCAAGCGCCGAGGGCTTGGTTTCCGGCGTATCCGCCTGTTATTTTATGCCCGTATCCGGGCTGTTTCCTTTTCTCTGGTTTTTAACTTTCAAAGTTTTTTTCATCCTGTTTACAGGTTCTTGTTTACAGATTTCTCATTTTTGTGTAAACAAACTTTTGTAAACAAGGCTCAAAACATTTTAAAAGTTATCTTTTATTCAAAGGGCAGCTCTGTATTTTCATCTATATTTATAAAGCCGTCCCCGTCTTTTTTCGGATGGATCCGTTTCCAGGAACGCTGAGTTCCAAGGCTTCCCGGGAACCGGTGTGTCCCGTGTTTTTCCCATCCGATAATCTCATTATCCATCAGGTCGCCAATCTCTTTGGACTGCCATTTCGGCACCATCCCTTCATGGCGGAACACTTCCTGATAAATGATGGTAGAACATACATAGTCTTCCTCATACCGGTCCAGGAACGCCTGGATCATGCCCGTCTGGGTATCTTCCGGCATAAACTCTTTCTGGAGTGCTTTCACATAATCTTCCATATCCGGCGAGAATGTGAGAGAAAAATCTCCGCTTCGATAGATCTCCATAGCTTCCGCCCATGCCTGCAGGATGTATTCCCTGGACTCTTTCTCATTACTGTAAATGGTCGTTTCCGCTTTTTCCGGGCATACTCTGACCGGTCCGAACCGGCGGTTTCCTGTCCTGTCAAAGGGCAGGAATGCAAGATCATTGGAAGTTCCGCAGAATACACACTGCCGGTACCGGTCTTCTGCCCGCCTCTCATAAGGGATCCGGTAGGTATCCTTCTGTCTGCTCAGGAATGATTTTGTTTCCTCAATACTCCTGGCATTGGCCACCGCATTCATTTCTGACATTTCTATAATCCAGTGTCCCTGCAGATATTCATAAACCTTCTTATCATCCAGCCGTTTCACATCATCGGTAAACCACTCATCCCGGATCGCCAGATATTTGAAAAATGTAGATTTCCCGGTTCCCTGTCCACCTACCAGACAGAGCATGATATCATATTTCTTCCCCGGGTCATACAGACGGCTGATGGACGCAAGCATATGCATTTTCATGATCTCACCGGAATACTCCGGATCAGACGCCCCGAAGAAATGGGTAAGCATGTTGCGGATCCTCGGCGTTCCGTCCCAGATCAGGCTTTCCAGCAGATCAATAATGGGATGGAAGCTGTTATCGTTTGCCACAATATCCACCGCCTTGGCGATTACCCTGTCACTGGTCAGTCCGTAATTCTTTTCCAGATAAAGGGACAGATTGTTCATATCCGTATCCGTCATCTGGACGCCCCGGCGTTTCCATGGAACCTTTTTCATAATATCGATCTGGCAGGTCATTTCATTTCTGCAAATTGCTCCCTGCAGATACGGATCATGTTCCAGCGCATATTTACAGTTTTGGATGGACTGACGGATCTTTCCTTTCTCTGTCACGTCCAGGTTCTCCTGTATCTCCCCCTGGGTCAGCATTTCATCCTCTGCAATACGCTCTAATTTCCGCATGGACTCCTCGCTGATATCGTTCCACATGCTGCTCAATCTCCGCCACCTCCTTCCGCTTACAGATAAAGAATTCTGCAATTTCTTCTCCGCTTCCAGTCAGAAGAATATCCAGATAATCATTGATCTTCCTCTCATTGTCCAGCGCCTCCAGGAATTGTTCCTGCTCAAAGGCGTCCGGTTCCGATCCATAGAACCGTTTCCAGAACCGGATCCATGACAGATAATCAATCAGAATTTTTACCGCATGCCGGTGCCAGTCTGTCATCTTCTCTTTGACAGAAACCGGATTCCTGTTTCTGTATTTTTTTCGTCTTTCCCAACGTTTCTCTGCTGTCAACGGCAGCTGAAAATCTGCGATCAGTTTGCTGGCCGCTTCGTAAGGCGACAGACCAAACAGCCCTGCAGTCAACCCGATCACATCTCCTTTTGCTCCGCAGGCAAAACAGTAATAATTAGTATCAATTTTCATGCTGGGATGATGATCGTCATGAAACGGACAGCATGCCATCTGGTTCCTGCCGACCCGGATCCCGTACTGCTCCGCCGCCTGCTTTGCGGTAACGTATGATTTTACTTCCTGAAATATATTCACTTATAACCTCCTCTGCTGAAATTTTTCATTGTATCTCGCAGAGGTATTTGCTATACTTGAGTTGCGAAGTCAGAGTGTAGCAATACCTCTGGAGAATTTGCCCGTGCGATCATGCATGGGCTTTTTCTTTTGTCACATCCCGGAAGTATCCGGTTTCTTCCCAGACTTTACGGTCCGGACAGTAATAACTGAATTCGCTTGCGTCTCCCACCTTCATGGCCACTCCAAACTTGACGACACCCTGCTGGATGGCAAGTCGGACGTAATGGGGATCTTTTCCCATTGCCTGGGCGATCTCTTTGATCGGAACATTTCTGCCTGTAAACGGCGGCAGCTCCACATACATTTTCTTTTCCATTCTCTTCACCTCCTCCCGGATTCCATACCCGTATTTTTAGTGCATTTTTCTTCTATTGTTTCCTTTCTTTATACATGAACCGCACTATCAGTTCGTATTTTATTATACGCATTAAAATTTCGTGCGTCAAGATGTATTTCTAAAAATCCGCACTTGTAATTCGTATTTTAATGTGATAAGATGAACAAAAGAGAGGTGAATTCAATCATGAAACATGATACGAAACAGATCGGACTGAGAATCCGGACTGCCCGAAAGCAAAAAGGTATGAATCAGACGCAGCTGGCAGCCGCACTTGGCAAATCTCTCCGCACAATCCAGAAATACGAAAGCGGAGAGATTGAAGTGTCGCTCGCCATGATCAACGAGCTTGCCGGGGTACTGGACACCACTTCTACTTATCTGACCGGCTATGACATGCAGGAGAAGCCGCTGACCAATATGGCAGACGTCATGCAGTTTCTCTTCCAGCTGGATCAGATCCGGGAGCTCGGCTTCCGGATTGATGTGAAGCGTCCGCCGGAACACGACCGCTGGGAGTGCTCCATTACCTTCAACGGCAAAGACCTGTCGTCCTCTGAAAATGCAGATATGTGTTTATTCCTGGAAGAATTCAGGGAAAACAGAGAGGAATATGCTGCATATGGCCATTCTGCCAGTTCCTATCAGGACTGGAAAGACAAGACACTTGCCTACTATGCAGCTGTCCCGTTGTCTGAAACGGAAACGGAAGAACTGACAGAGGAAGAGCGCATCAGCCGCCGGAACGCCTTTTTAAAGGAGCAGTTCAGATCATAAGTCCTTCAAAAGAAAGGAGCAATGACTGAATGAAATTACCAAACGGCTACGGAAGTGTAGTGAAATTATCCGGAAAACGGAGAAAACCATATATGGTCCGCAAGACAACGGGATACCGGATCGATCCCGTAAAAGAAAAGAAGATTGCAGAATATATTATCATCGGCTATGCCCGGACAAAATCCGAAGGGCTGGAGATGCTGGCTGATTATAATCATAATCCTTATGATACGAAAGCCGCAAAAATGACTTTTTCCGAGGTGTACGAAGAATGGTCAAAGAAGAAATATCCGACCGTATCTGAAAGCAATGTAAAAGGATACACAGCCTCCTACAAGGCCTGTACCCTCCTTTACCACCGGGTTTTCAAAGACCTGAAACTGGCGGATCTTCAGCAGGTGATCGATACCTGCGGCAAAAATTATCCGACACTGAAGAAAGTAAAGATCCTGTTTAACCAGCTGTACAGATTTGCCCTGAAGAATGATATCTGCAACAAAGATTATTCCACCTACGTGGATATCGCGCAGTACAAAGACCGGAACCCGAACAAACACAGCAGGAACAAATTTCCCAGGGAAGAGATCGACAGGATCTGGACCATGCAGGATGATAAGTATTACCAGATTGTCCTCATGCTGCTCTATAACGGCACCCGGATTTCCGAATTCCTGTCCCTGAAAAAAGTAAATGTACACCTGGATGAGCAGTATTTTGATGTGATCGACAGCAAAACAGAAAACGGTATCCGGAAAGTGCCCATTGCCGACAAGCTGCTCCCGTTCTACCGGAACTGGTACAACTCCTGCCCGGAATGTGAATATCTTCTCCATACAGAAGACGGAAAACCGTTCAAGTACCGCAACTACTTTGACAGTTACTGGACACCCCTGATGGAGCAGATCGGTATCCAGCGGACACCGCACTGCACCCGCCACACCTGTATCTCCATGCTGTCCGAAGCCGGTGTGCAGGAAACGGTCATCAAGAAAATTGTGGGGCATTCCGGAGCCATGACACTGACTGAAAAGGTCTACACCCATCTGGATGTACGGATCCTGATTGACGCTATAAACAGGACTCTTGAGTAAAGATATTTTTGTTGCAAACGTGTTACAAACGCGCTGCTAATCCGGTGATTTTCACCCGGTTTTCCCCCGTTCCACCGCGTTTCCAGGGCGAAAAGAAAAACCCCGGAAACGTGATGTTTCCAGGGTTTGCCTGCAATTTCAATAACTGTTCGGTTATCTCTTGGGTAATCCCGATTAACGCTTGCTGAACTGCGGAGCTCTACGAGCTGCCTTGAGACCGTATTTCAATCGTCTGAGCGATGATTTTCCTTGATATTCCGGGCTTTTTTGAGCCTCGGCCCCTCGGTTGTCCTATTCCTTAACCAAAAAACAGGCCACTTTTACGAGGGGACAGCTTGATGAAATGCAGAATTTACTACATCGAATAGCTGTTCTGGTTTATTATACTTTACTCTTGCATAGATGTCCATAGTTGTCTTGCTGTTCTCATGTCCGGCAAGGTACTGGACCGTCTTGGGGTCAACACCTGCATACAGAAGATTGGTGATGTAGGTATGCCGCAGCAGGTGCGGTGTCACATCGAAGTCCAGGCTATACACAATGTTGGGATTGTTTTTCTGATGTCCTCCCAGACTCGGCTGAACAGTGTACTTGATGCTCTGTCCGTTCACATACTTATAATAGGTACGCTCCTTGGTAGACCGAACAACGATGTACTGCCAGACACGTTTGAACTGCGAATATGACAAGGGCTGTCCCTCACTATCGGCAATCACATATTCCGATTTGGAGGCAGCCTTGGCTTCCCGCAGACAATTCACAAGGCATTTGGGAATGGGAATATCCCTTCTTGCTGCTTTCGTCTTAAGCGTTGTAGAGA
This window of the Massilistercora timonensis genome carries:
- a CDS encoding MobA/MobL family protein, producing MANGKNCFIQTVKLPHVRGRVRYISDPKRQENLYAAYTSADPKFWQYLSKENQADFARSGTEGKCIEARELIIMLPPGLIHYDHDTLLKYFTAKFVERYGVAVASALHHNKRKTNLHIHLIFSERKAYDEPVEKIASRNMFYDETGKHVRTKKEILDENGEIRSGCRIIKKGEVYEKHFFQPKNPEFKSKKFTEDMKYFYTDLINELVQDPAEKLKVFDKNSPYLPTRKVGKNNPKAEEIRIDNYLRQEWNNMVDRAVVEGVSEEELHFAKKKEITDPAAESIRRSGWKPEIFRTILQKAIGKLRGFIQYIKELRNAEYDENGQPIFYRDLKFDVTPAPLPEIAKGKRPSSAMQEAEVMRLDNILQKMKKAEQRIYAVEKVLIRLEKERQNIDGKWFHGKEKKELDQKIAGKQQELKKAKATLAGIPGLHGYENALEVKKAYKVAKRELNWVRKQQNTWNQAMKPSKKMYLVIQANRPEQTKKRSIHERLEEKKQEIAQQQKKERKRNYDRDCL
- a CDS encoding CHC2 zinc finger domain-containing protein; protein product: MNIFQEVKSYVTAKQAAEQYGIRVGRNQMACCPFHDDHHPSMKIDTNYYCFACGAKGDVIGLTAGLFGLSPYEAASKLIADFQLPLTAEKRWERRKKYRNRNPVSVKEKMTDWHRHAVKILIDYLSWIRFWKRFYGSEPDAFEQEQFLEALDNERKINDYLDILLTGSGEEIAEFFICKRKEVAEIEQHVERYQRGVHAEIRAYCRG
- a CDS encoding helix-turn-helix transcriptional regulator yields the protein MKHDTKQIGLRIRTARKQKGMNQTQLAAALGKSLRTIQKYESGEIEVSLAMINELAGVLDTTSTYLTGYDMQEKPLTNMADVMQFLFQLDQIRELGFRIDVKRPPEHDRWECSITFNGKDLSSSENADMCLFLEEFRENREEYAAYGHSASSYQDWKDKTLAYYAAVPLSETETEELTEEERISRRNAFLKEQFRS
- a CDS encoding virulence-associated E family protein, which encodes MLTQGEIQENLDVTEKGKIRQSIQNCKYALEHDPYLQGAICRNEMTCQIDIMKKVPWKRRGVQMTDTDMNNLSLYLEKNYGLTSDRVIAKAVDIVANDNSFHPIIDLLESLIWDGTPRIRNMLTHFFGASDPEYSGEIMKMHMLASISRLYDPGKKYDIMLCLVGGQGTGKSTFFKYLAIRDEWFTDDVKRLDDKKVYEYLQGHWIIEMSEMNAVANARSIEETKSFLSRQKDTYRIPYERRAEDRYRQCVFCGTSNDLAFLPFDRTGNRRFGPVRVCPEKAETTIYSNEKESREYILQAWAEAMEIYRSGDFSLTFSPDMEDYVKALQKEFMPEDTQTGMIQAFLDRYEEDYVCSTIIYQEVFRHEGMVPKWQSKEIGDLMDNEIIGWEKHGTHRFPGSLGTQRSWKRIHPKKDGDGFINIDENTELPFE
- a CDS encoding site-specific integrase; the protein is MKLPNGYGSVVKLSGKRRKPYMVRKTTGYRIDPVKEKKIAEYIIIGYARTKSEGLEMLADYNHNPYDTKAAKMTFSEVYEEWSKKKYPTVSESNVKGYTASYKACTLLYHRVFKDLKLADLQQVIDTCGKNYPTLKKVKILFNQLYRFALKNDICNKDYSTYVDIAQYKDRNPNKHSRNKFPREEIDRIWTMQDDKYYQIVLMLLYNGTRISEFLSLKKVNVHLDEQYFDVIDSKTENGIRKVPIADKLLPFYRNWYNSCPECEYLLHTEDGKPFKYRNYFDSYWTPLMEQIGIQRTPHCTRHTCISMLSEAGVQETVIKKIVGHSGAMTLTEKVYTHLDVRILIDAINRTLE
- a CDS encoding helix-turn-helix transcriptional regulator, whose product is MQKIRPDMDIGHNIQRLRRNTNMTQEQVVAHLQLMGIEISKSTYAKLETNRMNIKVSELIALSKIFDADIAEFFSGLL